From Musa acuminata AAA Group cultivar baxijiao chromosome BXJ3-8, Cavendish_Baxijiao_AAA, whole genome shotgun sequence, one genomic window encodes:
- the LOC103993234 gene encoding SH3 domain-containing protein 2 produces MEALRKQASKLREQVARQQQAVFKQFGGGGYGSPDSLFADAAEYKQNQKIEKLYISTRAAKHFQRDIVRGVEGYIVTGSKQVEIGNKLSEDSRKYGVGNTCTSGNTLSNAALSYARARSQMENEHGNLLKALGTQVAEPLRAMVVGAPLEDSRHLAQRYDRMHQEAEAQATEVSKRHIKVRETAGTGDNISKLEAAEAKLQELKSNMAATGKEAVAAMAAVEAQQQRLTLQRLIAMVESERTYHQKILQILEQLEAEMLLERQRIEASPNPVSENFMPPPPSYEEASGFFANSAVDGATETVKYFLAEVINSYQAETDVELNLSVGDYVVVRKVSDNGWAEGECTGKAGWFPCAYIEKRERVLASKIASML; encoded by the exons ATGGAGGCTCTCAGGAAGCAGGCCTCCAAACTCAGGGAGCAGGTCGCCAGGCAGCAGCAG GCGGTTTTCAAGCAATTTGGAGGCGGTGGATATGGAAGTCCTGATAGCCTATTTGCAGATGCAGCAGAATATAAGCagaatcaaaaaatagaaaaacttTATATATCAACTCGGGCTGCTAAG CATTTTCAAAGGGATATAGTGCGTGGTGTGGAAGGCTATATTGTTACAGGATCTAAACAAGTTGAAATTG GCAATAAATTGTCTGAAGATAGTAGAAAATATGGTGTTGGGAACACCTGCACAAGTGGGAATACTCTATCGAATGCTGCTTTAAGTTATGCGAGGGCTCGTTCTCAGATGGAGAATGAGCATGGAAATCTGTTGAAAGCTCTTGGTACCCAG GTTGCAGAGCCATTAAGAGCCATGGTAGTGGGTGCTCCATTGGAGGATTCTCGCCACCTTGCCCAGAGATATGATAGGATGCACCAAGAAGCTGAAGCTCAG GCTACTGAAGTTTCAAAGCGCCATATTAAAGTAAGAGAAACTGCTGGCACTGGTGATAACATTTCAAAGTTAGAAGCTGCTGAAGCTAAGTTGCAGGAGTTAAAATCTAATATGGCAGCAACAGGTAAGGAAGCTGTTGCAGCAATGGCTGCTGTGGAAGCTCAGCAACAAAGATTAACCTTACAGCGGCTTATTGCTATG GTTGAATCGGAGCGCACTTACCATCAGAAGATCCTACAAATCCTCGAACAACTTGAGGCAGAG ATGCTATTAGAACGTCAAAGAATTGAAGCCTCTCCTAATCCAGTTTCAGAAAACTTTATGCCTCCACCACCATCATACGAAGAAGCCAGTGGATTTTTTGCTAACTCAGCTGTTGATGGTGCTACTGAAACTGTGAAGTACTTTTTagctgag GTTATTAATTCATATCAGGCTGAGACAGATGTGGAACTTAACTTGTCCGTTGGTGACTATGTCGTTGTACGTAAG GTGTCAGATAATGGCTGGGCTGAAGGTGAATGCACAGGAAAAGCAGGTTGGTTCCCTTGCGCATACATTGAGAAGAGGGAGCGTGTGCTTGCGAGTAAAATTGCTTCAATGCTATAG